Proteins co-encoded in one Garra rufa chromosome 7, GarRuf1.0, whole genome shotgun sequence genomic window:
- the nol8 gene encoding nucleolar protein 8 produces the protein MAMKRLYIGGLGHTVSEKDLKDRFGKFGDVSDVEIITRKDENGAPLKTFGYININITDAEYKRCVGILNKSTWKGGTLLIQLAKESFLHKLAEERQQLVESAKTPKIIPQEKLVDSLKAAGIENFHMKAAVPGTEIPGHKNWVVSKFGRVLPVLNLGSKGKKVFKYDPSKHCHNIKRLETADDVTSVSKLTWEIEGGDDEMSKKRRGEFPEQKSCPKRPKIDARLFLSNLAQRNGIPAAAIENKNNMSIQQNGLSATRTVKQKSVCVLRNDDDSEDEIRMLVAQELLRNSKQTSTVEDDDNLEVVGDGFIVKSNVFWGGAEQDGVKKPLTSSKDDEEYDSADTDEILTQRKTQKTQVGSAPASQDSLTKSNTNKSSSESVDGSDEASDEDDGDVSVDTDYEALMGNCYRLDLSLADLEQLAKNAEVISDDENVEEPKTPPKRKGNNPEDILASLLGDDTPEKESKKKRKKNQVKAVSLPAFVGTKDLFEGPEPSLKRVAQSTDCESPKRLKQDVRLKEQSVSEDTSIKSSNRPLKLKNKASTSGDDSSEESERSGNEDAFTSKTSSASQTVRTMLESKLKTVSSNTQAKAKQMKTSRSSEESESSEEEDNAKVVTSKTSSVTQSVKSIPKTEMKTVSSNESKTSVKCDSSSQESESSEEDDDAKVLTSKTSSASQLTKNIPKTKVKTVSSNNSIKPKQMKTSSSSSSDSSSEESESSEEENKKDSAEVCTSKISSATQSVKTISKTEIKTLSSNKSKTPVKPKQTKTSRSSSSDSSSEESESSEETDNAKVSISKTSSATQPARTIPETEVKTVCSNTSFKPKQRKTSKSSSSDSSSEESESSEEEDNAKVLTSKTSSDIPETELKTVRSNSSIKPKQTKPSRSSSSDSSSEESESSGEEDNAKVSKTSSVTQSARTISETKVKTVSSSDSIKSKQTSKSSCSHSSSEESETSDDEKSRTQTLKNGQEKVVSHPDGVYSTVVDAQKQQQDNQKRLAALKQRQKETEQQKKLIQGALSKVDAGKENKSKHIVFDSDEEEDETTSRPEAQRTNVKKSLFEGDSGSDEDQQMSMSIEKKNNKPGGSKLFDSEDEDDDPEDDRFQIKPQFEGKAGQKLMQLQARFGTDSRFQVDSRFLESDEEAEDQDAVAPEKDEDEQLLEEKKKSLDILQSILKTNIQPQNTRKGKMFKDVSSLHYDPTQEEHVTFETKTEEPKKESKAEKRKKHIEAEKLPEVSKDIYFDVSVDFKEVFGTTKENEEEKETVFWDKEAEETEDIIKPMEVSFTSNVEAKEDTSGGFKFSFFGEDTVAETTNKTDEYNIETLKGAKFSWQVDPRFQDSSSDEEGVDEDEEDQTASSKITEEPTTSKKVFFFFFQDDERLKDGPGMFCRSVKLQDQRETWEEKRTVLKEECRKKHRDAKRRQRPSLKT, from the exons ATGGCCATGAAACGGTTGTACATCGGTGGTCTCGGACACACAGTGTCTGAGAAGGACCTCAAAGACAGATTTGGAAAATTTGGGGATGTGTCAGATGTGGAAATCATTACGAGGAAAGATGAGAATG GAGCTCCTCTGAAGACATTTGGCTACATCAACATAAACATCACAGATGCCGAATAcaaaagat GTGTAGGCATCTTAAATAAATCCACATGGAAAGGTGGAACCTTGCTTATTCAGTTGGCAAAAGAAAGCTTCCTACATAA ACTTGCTGAGGAACGACAGCAACTGGTTGAAAGCGCCAAGACTCCAAAGATCATTCCTCAGGAGAAATTAGTGGACTCGCTTAAAGCAGCTGGCATTGAGAATTTTCACATGAAAGCTGCTGTTCCAGGAACTGAAATTCCTGGCCATAAG AATTGGGTCGTGAGTAAATTTGGGAGAGTTCTTCCTGTCCTGAATCTGGGGTCTAAAGGAAAGAAG GTCTTTAAGTACGATCCATCCAAACACTGCCACAACATCAAGAGACTGGAGACGGCGGATGACGTCACATCGGTGTCCAAGCTGACGTGGGAGATTGAAGGTGGAGATGATGAAATGAGTAAGAAAAGGCGAGGAGAGTTTCCAGAGCAGAAATCGTGTCCCAAAAGACCTAAAATAGATGCAAGGTTGTTTCTTAGTAATTTGGCTCAGAGAAATGGAATCCCTGCGGCtgccattgaaaacaaaaacaatatgtCAATCCAACAAAATGGACTCTCTGCTACAAGGACAGTAAAACAAAAATCTGTTTGTGTTTTGAGAAACGATGATGACTCTGAAGACGAAATCAGGATGTTGGTTGCTCAAGAACTTTTGAGGAACTCAAAACAAACCTCTACAGTGGAAGATGATGACAACCTGGAGGTGGTGGGAGATGGTTTTATTGTCAAGTCCAACGTTTTCTGGGGTGGAGCAGAACAAGATGGTGTAAAAAAGCCCCTAACTTCATCAAAAGATGATGAGGAATACGATTCTGCGGACACAGATGAAATACTTACCCAGAGAAAGACCCAAAAAACACAAGTTGGGTCTGCACCAGCTAGTCAAGATTCTTTAACAAAATCCAATACAAACAAGTCTTCATCTGAATCTGTTGATGGTAGTGATGAGGCTTCTGATGAAGATGATGGCGATGTTAGTGTAGATACTGATTATGAAGCCCTGATGGGGAACTGCTACCGTTTAGATCTTTCTCTAGCAGACTTGGAGCAGCTAGCTAAAAATGCAGAGGTGATTTCAGATGATGAAAATGTAGAAGAACCCAAGACACCACCCAAAAGAAAAGGCAATAACCCAGAAGATATTCTCGCTTCGCTTCTTGGAGACGACACCCctgagaaagaaagtaagaagaagaggaagaagaatCAGGTGAAAGCTGTATCTCTTCCTGCTTTTGTTGGGACAAAGGATCTCTTCGAAGGTCCAGAGCCAAGCCTGAAAAGAGTCGCACAAAGTACAGACTGCGAATCTCCTAAAAGACTCAAACAAGACGTGAGGTTGAAAGAACAAAGCGTCTCAGAAGACACAAGTATAAAGTCTTCAAACCGTCCTTTAAAACTTAAGAATAAAGCATCCACCTCAGGAGATGATTCTAGTGAAGAATCAGAAAGAAGTGGTAATGAAGATGCCTTCACATCTAAAACTTCTTCAGCATCACAAACAGTAAGAACCATGCTTGAATCCAAACTAAAGACTGTTAGTTCAAACACCCAAGCTAAGGCCAAGCAGATGAAAACATCCAGATCTAGTGAAGAATCTGAAAGCAGTGAGGAAGAAGATAATGCTAAAGTCGTTACTTCCAAAACATCTTCAGTGACACAGTCTGTTAAAAGCATCCCTAAAACCGAAATGAAGACTGTTAGCTCCAATGAATCAAAGACTTCAGTCAAATGTGACTCTTCTAGTCAAGAATCTGAAAGTAGCGAGGAAGATGATGATGCTAAAGTCTTGACTTCCAAAACATCTTCAGCATCACAATTGACAAAAAACATCCCTAAAACTAAAGTAAAAACTGTGAGCTCTAATAACTCAATCAAACCCAAGCAGATGAAGACCTCCAGCTCTTCCAGTAGTGACTCTTCTAGTGAAGAATCGGAAAGCAGCGaggaagaaaataaaaaagatagTGCTGAAGTTTGtacttcaaaaatatcttcagcAACACAGTCTGTAAAAACCATCTCTAAAACCGAAATAAAGACTCTTAGCTCCAACAAATCAAAGACCCCAGTCAAGCCCAAGCAGACGAAGACCTCCAGATCCTCCAGTAGCGACTCTTCTAGTGAGGAATCAGAAAGTAGTGAGGAAACTGATAATGCTAAAGTCTCCATTTCCAAAACATCTTCAGCAACACAACCGGCAAGAACCATCCCAGAAACCGAAGTAAAAACTGTTTGCTCTAATACCTCATTCAAGCCTAAGCAGAGGAAGACCTCCAAATCATCCAGTAGTGACTCTTCTAGTGAGGAATCTGAAAGCAGCGAGGAAGAAGATAATGCTAAAGTCCTCACCTCCAAAACATCTTCAGACATCCCTGAAACTGAGCTAAAAACTGTTAGATCTAATTCCTCAATCAAACCCAAACAGACAAAGCCCTCCAGATCTTCGAGTAGTGACTCTTCAAGTGAAGAATCTGAAAGCAGCGGGGAAGAAGATAATGCTAAAGTGTCTAAAACATCTTCAGTAACACAATCGGCAAGAACCATCTCAGAAACCAAAGTGAAAACGGTTAGCTCTAGTGACTCAATCAAATCCAAGCAGACCTCCAAGTCCTCCTGTAGTCATTCTTCTAGTGAGGAATCGGAAACTAGTGATGATGAAAAGTCCAGAACTCAGACTCTGAAGAACGGTCAGGAGAAAGTTGTTTCACATCCAGATGGTGTTTACTCAACTGTCGTAGACGCTCAGAAACAACAGCAGGACAACCAGAAACGTCTTGCGGCACTGAAGCAACGACAGAAAGAAACCGAGCAGCAGAAGAAACTCATTCAAGGGGCTCTTTCTAAAGTA GACGCAGGGAAAGAGAACAAAAGCAAACACATTGTGTTTGATTCTGATGAAGAAGAGGATGAAACCACAAGCAGACCAGAAGCACAACGAACAAACGTGAAAAAGAGCCTCTTTGAGGGTGATTCAGGATCTGATGAAGATCAACAAATGTCCATGTCAATAGAAAAG AAGAACAACAAGCCAGGAGGGAGCAAGTTGTTTGACAGTGAAGATGAGGACGATGATCCTGAGGATGATCGTTTCCAGATCAAGCCGCAGTTTGAGGGCAAAGCTGGACAGAAG CTTATGCAGCTGCAGGCCCGATTCGGAACCGATTCGAGATTCCAGGTCGATTCTAGATTTCTAGAAAGTGACGAAGAGGCTGAAGATCAAG ATGCAGTGGCTCCAGAAAAAGACGAAGATGAACAACTTCTTGAGGAGAAAAAGAAAAGTCTAGACATCCTTCAGAGCATTTTAAAAACCAACATACAACCACAAAACACCAGAAAGGGCAAGATGTTCAA AGATGTTTCGAGCCTGCATTACGACCCGACACAAGAAGAACACGTTACTTTTGAGACCAAAACAGAGGAACCGAAAAAAGAGAG CAAAGCGGAAAAGCGAAAGAAACACATAGAGGCTGAAAAACTCCCTGAAGTTTCTAAGGACATTTACTTTGACGTCTCTGTGGATTTCAAGGAGGTCTTCGGGACGACCAAAGAAAATGAGGAAGAGAAGGAAACGGTGTTTTGGGATAAAGAGGCAGAAGAGACTGAAGATATAATTAAACCCATGGAGGTTTCCTTCACTTCTAATGTAGAAGCAAAAGAAGACACTTCTGGTGGATTCAAGTTTTCATTCTTTGGCGAGGACACAGTGGCGGAGACAACTAACAAGACAG ACGAGTACAATATAGAGACATTAAAAGGAGCCAAGTTCTCTTGGCAAGTGGACCCTCGATTCCAGGACAGCAGTTCAGACGAGGAAGGAGTGGACGAGGATGAGGAGGACCAAACCGCTTCCAGCAAAATCACAga GGAGCCGACAACATCAAAAAaggtgtttttctttttctttcaagaTGACGAACGGTTAAAAG ATGGGCCAGGAATGTTTTGTAGAAGTGTAAAACTACAAGACCAGAGGGAAACCTGGGAAGAGAAGAGGACAGTGCTTAAAGAG GAGTGTCGCAAGAAGCACAGAGATGCCAAACGACGCCAGAGGCCTTCGCTGAAGACCTGA